A single genomic interval of Nitrospirota bacterium harbors:
- a CDS encoding HDIG domain-containing protein — protein MKTEISLQKLNTPAVRTNLIKLSYLFGIAVVTSLLLLQEFSLNKFLGGTLISFVLLFVLYRDIMRYKPAYLNNYNMLLLLSLMIIGTLMAGRIFSYFLISMMKGLGTGDTGIAMYGIPIATGAMLVTLLFDFHTAITFSFTVSLLTGYWLEESFFPIYTFVGSLTAAFSVIRCKKRSALLRGGLYVILVNICLVIIFLISKGELFTEKAPAAIVLAIFSGTTVSAIVSLILPLFEYLFKVTTDISLLELLDLNQPLMKMLMINAPGTYHHSVIVGSLVESAAEAVGVNPLLARVSSYYHDIGKAKMPEYFVENQSGAPSKHDRLTPHMSSMIIINHVKEGVELAKQYQLPQSIIDIIRQHHGTAVLTYFFQKAKDMGHDISPGEEEYMYPGPKPQTRVAALVMMADAVEAASKVLNDPTPARISALVEKIINHIFLEGQLDECELTLKDISEIKKRFIYILTGIMHKRIDYPGFDFGNGNSHKEPAKIEKPKFA, from the coding sequence ATGAAAACAGAGATATCATTACAGAAGCTTAATACACCTGCAGTCAGGACAAACCTTATCAAGTTGTCCTATCTTTTCGGCATTGCGGTGGTCACCTCACTGTTGCTGCTTCAGGAATTCAGCCTGAACAAATTCCTGGGAGGCACACTCATATCGTTTGTCCTGCTCTTTGTGCTCTACCGCGATATCATGAGATACAAACCGGCCTATCTGAACAACTACAACATGCTTTTGCTTTTGAGTCTTATGATCATCGGCACGCTTATGGCAGGCAGGATCTTCAGTTATTTTCTGATCAGTATGATGAAGGGGCTGGGCACGGGCGATACGGGCATTGCCATGTACGGCATCCCGATCGCGACAGGAGCAATGCTCGTCACCCTGCTTTTTGATTTTCACACCGCGATCACCTTTTCTTTTACCGTAAGCCTTTTGACCGGGTATTGGCTCGAGGAGTCGTTTTTCCCGATCTATACCTTTGTGGGCAGCCTCACTGCCGCATTCAGTGTAATCCGGTGCAAAAAAAGGTCAGCATTGCTGCGTGGCGGCCTCTATGTCATCCTGGTAAATATCTGTCTGGTGATCATCTTCCTTATCTCAAAAGGCGAGCTTTTTACCGAAAAAGCGCCTGCCGCAATCGTCCTTGCGATATTCTCCGGCACCACGGTTTCTGCAATCGTCTCGCTCATCCTTCCGCTTTTTGAGTATCTCTTCAAGGTCACGACCGATATCAGTCTCCTGGAGCTTCTTGACCTGAACCAGCCGCTCATGAAAATGCTCATGATCAATGCGCCGGGGACCTATCACCACAGCGTAATCGTCGGCAGTCTGGTGGAATCGGCTGCCGAGGCCGTCGGCGTCAACCCCCTGCTGGCGCGCGTAAGCTCCTACTACCACGATATCGGCAAGGCAAAGATGCCTGAGTATTTCGTCGAAAATCAGAGCGGAGCGCCGAGCAAACATGACAGGCTTACGCCTCACATGAGCAGCATGATCATCATCAACCATGTAAAAGAAGGGGTCGAGCTTGCAAAACAATACCAGCTGCCCCAGTCGATTATCGACATCATCCGGCAGCACCATGGGACAGCAGTGCTCACCTATTTCTTCCAGAAGGCAAAGGATATGGGGCACGACATCAGCCCCGGCGAAGAGGAGTATATGTATCCCGGGCCGAAACCCCAGACCCGGGTTGCCGCGCTGGTCATGATGGCCGATGCGGTGGAGGCTGCTTCAAAGGTTCTCAATGACCCCACACCGGCAAGGATATCAGCGCTTGTCGAGAAGATCATCAACCATATTTTTCTCGAGGGACAGCTTGACGAGTGCGAACTTACCCTCAAGGACATATCAGAGATCAAGAAACGCTTTATCTACATCCTGACCGGCATCATGCATAAGAGGATTGACTACCCTGGTTTCGATTTCGGCAATGGCAATTCACATAAAGAACCGGCAAAGATCGAAAAGCCTAAATTTGCGTAA
- a CDS encoding PhoH family protein, giving the protein MAFDSESELPFLFTSLEKNLKLIEESLGISASYRGNRIFLKGADEQVRTAETLIHDLRELSRQGFSLRPEDIRFAVRSLSEGNGMSLKELFLNNIPVSSKRRFIIPKTENQKRYLDSIKGFDIVFGIGPAGTGKTYLAMAMAVNALLKKEVSRIVLARPAIEAGEKLGFLPGDIQEKVNPYLRPLYDALYDMMDTEKVMNLMERGVIEIAPLAFMRGRTLNDAFVILDEAQNTTTEQMKMFLTRLGFNSKAVITGDVTQIDLPSNRASGLVEVMKILDGIGGITFVSFSERDVVRHKLVQAIIKAYEHYENRDIITEA; this is encoded by the coding sequence ATAGCCTTTGACAGCGAAAGCGAACTGCCGTTCCTTTTCACCAGCCTTGAGAAGAACCTGAAGCTCATCGAAGAATCCCTCGGCATTTCGGCCAGTTATCGGGGTAACAGGATTTTTTTAAAGGGTGCGGACGAACAGGTCAGAACCGCGGAAACCCTTATTCACGACCTGAGGGAACTCAGCCGGCAGGGTTTCTCGCTCAGGCCGGAGGATATCCGCTTTGCGGTCAGATCACTGTCTGAAGGCAACGGCATGTCGTTAAAGGAACTCTTTCTCAATAATATACCTGTCTCTTCGAAGCGTCGTTTCATCATCCCCAAGACAGAAAACCAGAAACGGTATCTTGATTCCATAAAGGGATTCGATATCGTCTTTGGCATCGGGCCTGCAGGGACCGGCAAGACGTATCTTGCCATGGCAATGGCGGTGAATGCCCTTTTGAAAAAAGAGGTCAGCAGAATCGTGCTTGCGCGACCCGCAATCGAGGCAGGTGAAAAACTCGGCTTCCTGCCCGGTGACATCCAGGAGAAGGTAAACCCCTACCTGAGGCCGCTCTATGATGCATTGTATGATATGATGGATACTGAAAAAGTCATGAACCTCATGGAACGCGGAGTGATTGAGATAGCGCCACTTGCCTTCATGCGGGGCAGGACGTTGAATGATGCTTTTGTCATTCTTGATGAAGCGCAGAACACGACGACCGAGCAGATGAAGATGTTCCTGACCCGGCTGGGCTTTAATTCAAAGGCAGTAATCACCGGAGATGTCACGCAGATCGACCTGCCCTCAAACCGGGCATCGGGGCTCGTGGAGGTCATGAAGATTCTCGATGGCATCGGAGGCATTACCTTTGTATCCTTCTCTGAGCGGGACGTGGTAAGGCATAAGCTGGTGCAGGCTATTATAAAGGCATATGAACACTATGAAAACAGAGATATCATTACAGAAGCTTAA
- a CDS encoding SPOR domain-containing protein — MNGEEFTERPSGFMLGKEFIIVVVIIFSGLSFTLGYFVGKSNTPKPVQILQAAESTGQVPKQEPQPAAPSPAAAPLAEPVSPVAHAVTPASKEPVLPVAPAAEKPVQPQKSAESQIAKPAVEKAPHKIEAAALESKSVLYTVQIGAFKNSAEAKHLKTKFDKKGYKSFISAGKNKNGQKIFKVKTGEFSEKKEAELLALKLKKAEGLQTYVTMKTE; from the coding sequence ATGAACGGCGAAGAATTCACTGAAAGGCCTTCCGGATTCATGCTCGGCAAGGAATTCATCATCGTTGTCGTGATCATATTTTCCGGTCTGAGCTTCACCCTCGGTTATTTTGTCGGCAAGAGCAACACCCCGAAACCGGTCCAGATTCTGCAGGCAGCCGAGTCAACCGGTCAGGTGCCGAAACAGGAGCCACAGCCTGCTGCCCCTTCGCCGGCCGCAGCACCGCTGGCTGAACCAGTGTCTCCCGTGGCACATGCCGTTACTCCTGCGAGCAAGGAGCCGGTATTACCTGTCGCTCCGGCAGCAGAGAAACCTGTGCAACCGCAAAAGAGCGCTGAGTCTCAGATTGCAAAACCGGCGGTCGAGAAAGCTCCCCATAAGATTGAAGCGGCTGCATTGGAAAGTAAAAGCGTCCTCTATACCGTTCAGATAGGGGCGTTCAAAAATAGTGCCGAGGCAAAGCATCTGAAGACAAAATTCGACAAGAAGGGCTACAAGTCCTTTATTTCTGCAGGAAAAAACAAGAACGGGCAGAAGATATTCAAGGTCAAAACAGGCGAGTTCAGTGAGAAGAAAGAGGCTGAACTGCTTGCACTGAAGCTCAAGAAGGCCGAAGGCCTGCAGACCTATGTCACCATGAAGACGGAATAA
- the queA gene encoding tRNA preQ1(34) S-adenosylmethionine ribosyltransferase-isomerase QueA, whose amino-acid sequence MKTADFDFFLPDGFIAERPVEKRDSSRLLVLSRNGKMEHRHFSDLPSYLQAGDMLVMNNSRVFPARVTAYKPTGGKIDILLVEKLSETSWRVLAKERYSGPLTVADCFTVHMTEDMTVTFETTPEMQRIIQEHGQMPLPPYIRRKADETDKERYQTVYAEREGSIAAPTAGLHFTNDLLNELRDRSILLRRVTLHVGIGTFRPVKADNIRDHTMDSEHFEIDSSLIREIGETKRRGNRVITVGTTTTRTLEGYLSGKSVVQSSNGTIKGSTDIFIHEGFQFRAADSLITNFHLPRSTPLMLTAAFSGRKNLLNAYAEAISRGYRFFSYGDAMLVL is encoded by the coding sequence ATGAAAACCGCTGATTTCGATTTTTTCCTTCCCGACGGATTCATAGCAGAAAGACCGGTCGAAAAACGGGACAGTTCGCGTCTGCTTGTGCTTTCACGAAATGGGAAGATGGAGCACAGACATTTCTCTGACTTGCCTTCTTATCTGCAGGCCGGCGATATGCTCGTGATGAATAATTCGCGCGTATTCCCCGCACGCGTGACCGCGTACAAGCCCACAGGAGGAAAAATTGACATCCTCCTGGTCGAAAAGCTTTCGGAGACGTCGTGGCGTGTACTCGCCAAAGAGCGGTATTCCGGACCGCTGACCGTTGCTGACTGCTTCACGGTGCATATGACAGAGGACATGACCGTGACCTTCGAAACCACACCGGAAATGCAGAGGATCATCCAGGAACATGGGCAGATGCCGCTTCCTCCGTATATCAGGAGGAAAGCCGACGAGACAGACAAAGAACGTTATCAGACTGTTTATGCCGAACGGGAGGGGTCTATTGCGGCGCCGACCGCAGGCCTGCATTTCACCAATGACCTGCTCAATGAACTGCGGGACCGTTCTATTCTTCTCCGCAGGGTCACTCTTCATGTCGGGATCGGAACATTCAGGCCGGTCAAGGCCGACAATATCCGGGACCACACCATGGATAGCGAGCATTTTGAGATCGACAGCTCACTGATCCGTGAGATCGGGGAGACAAAGCGGCGCGGCAACCGTGTTATTACCGTCGGCACGACAACGACCCGCACCCTGGAAGGATATCTGTCGGGAAAAAGCGTTGTCCAATCGTCCAACGGAACCATCAAGGGCTCGACGGACATCTTTATTCATGAAGGTTTTCAGTTCAGGGCTGCTGATTCCCTGATCACGAATTTTCATCTTCCGCGCTCCACACCGCTTATGCTCACCGCAGCGTTTTCAGGCCGTAAAAACCTTCTCAATGCCTATGCAGAGGCCATCTCACGAGGATATAGATTTTTTTCCTATGGTGATGCTATGCTTGTTTTATGA
- a CDS encoding SpoIID/LytB domain-containing protein produces the protein MITMIRKLAAACMFFLLLASAAEAGTAMKVLILDDVFQNIPSRDEKIERMGKLKGDLLVNGTRYPGNIEVWKGKAGLYLINELPLEEYIKSVVSAEVGADWDMEALKTQAVISRTYALYQKAQNNNPNFDLTSSVLHQVYKGSSENARIAYAVMNTEGEVLTYNGRIIEAFYHSTSGGLTEAPEEVFGKGYPYLKPVSGSCESSPYWIWERRIPIEEVEKVLNIPGIRDITITSYTSTKRVKTVDVAQTGSAQSMKATDLRKAIGWNRLPSTNFTVSRDNNVMVFDGKGFGHGVGLCQWSSLEMAKSGVGYKDILAYFYPGTVLQQYENR, from the coding sequence ATGATTACTATGATCAGAAAACTGGCAGCAGCATGCATGTTCTTCCTGCTGCTTGCGTCGGCTGCCGAGGCAGGCACGGCCATGAAGGTCCTCATCCTTGATGATGTATTTCAAAACATCCCCTCGCGGGATGAAAAGATAGAACGGATGGGGAAACTCAAAGGAGACCTTCTGGTCAACGGCACACGCTATCCCGGCAATATAGAGGTATGGAAAGGCAAGGCCGGTCTTTACCTTATCAATGAACTCCCTCTTGAGGAGTATATCAAGAGTGTGGTGAGTGCCGAGGTCGGTGCAGACTGGGATATGGAAGCGCTGAAGACCCAGGCGGTCATCTCCAGGACCTATGCGCTGTATCAGAAGGCCCAGAACAACAATCCAAACTTCGATCTCACCTCCTCGGTTCTCCACCAGGTCTATAAGGGCTCTAGTGAGAATGCACGCATCGCCTATGCGGTGATGAACACCGAAGGGGAAGTGCTCACGTACAACGGCAGGATCATCGAGGCCTTCTACCACTCCACTTCAGGAGGCCTGACCGAGGCTCCGGAGGAGGTCTTCGGCAAGGGCTATCCCTACCTCAAACCTGTTTCAGGAAGCTGTGAGTCCTCCCCTTACTGGATATGGGAACGCCGCATTCCGATCGAAGAGGTTGAGAAGGTGCTGAATATTCCCGGCATCAGGGACATAACGATCACGTCGTATACCTCAACGAAACGGGTAAAGACGGTCGATGTTGCCCAGACCGGCTCAGCACAATCCATGAAGGCCACGGACCTGCGCAAAGCGATCGGCTGGAACAGACTGCCGAGCACGAATTTCACGGTATCCCGTGATAACAATGTCATGGTATTCGATGGAAAAGGCTTCGGCCATGGCGTTGGTCTCTGTCAATGGAGTTCTCTGGAAATGGCAAAGAGCGGAGTCGGGTACAAAGACATCCTCGCCTATTTCTACCCGGGCACGGTATTACAGCAGTATGAAAACCGCTGA
- a CDS encoding epoxyqueuosine reductase QueH yields the protein MKILMHICCSNCSIHPLQNLLLKGMDIKGFWFNPNIHPYTEYTARLDSVSKLGRLWNLDIEYDDDYCLDDFLKSVAGKGPDRCAVCYEKRLDRTAQAAKKMYFDGFTTSLLVSPYQKFDAILEQGKKAATRYGVSFFAEDFRPGWKTSQNMSRELALYRQKYCGCIYSEMERYTQGGKRRNNQTP from the coding sequence ATGAAAATCCTCATGCATATCTGCTGTTCCAACTGCAGCATCCATCCCCTCCAGAACCTCCTCCTCAAGGGTATGGACATAAAAGGATTCTGGTTTAATCCCAATATTCACCCGTACACGGAATATACGGCAAGACTCGACTCGGTAAGCAAACTCGGCAGACTCTGGAATCTTGACATCGAATACGATGATGACTATTGCCTCGACGATTTTCTGAAGTCAGTCGCAGGCAAGGGGCCGGACCGCTGTGCTGTCTGCTATGAAAAGCGGCTTGACAGAACCGCTCAGGCGGCAAAGAAGATGTACTTCGACGGCTTCACGACCTCGCTGCTGGTAAGCCCCTACCAGAAATTTGATGCTATACTAGAGCAGGGCAAAAAGGCAGCAACCCGGTATGGCGTATCATTCTTCGCTGAAGATTTCAGGCCAGGCTGGAAGACCTCCCAAAACATGTCGCGGGAACTTGCGCTCTACCGCCAGAAATATTGCGGCTGCATATACTCGGAGATGGAGCGGTATACCCAGGGCGGGAAAAGGAGAAATAATCAGACACCATGA
- the ruvB gene encoding Holliday junction branch migration DNA helicase RuvB: MDEHLIDNPEIAGRLVSPAAGDEETILDVNLRPGTLDEFVGQEKLKENLKIFITAANQRKEPLDHLLFCGPPGLGKTTLAHIISNELKVSIKSTSGPMLERAGDIAAILTNLSERDILFIDEIHRLPRIVEEVLYPAMEDYQLDIIIGQGPNARTLKLNLPRFTLIGATTRTGLLTSPLRDRFGIVTRLGFYSYDELEKIITRSANILKVSIEKNAALEIARRSRGTPRIANRLLKRIRDFAQVLGDGRIDLAITKSSLLSLEVDEKGLDEMDRKLLLTIIEKFNGGPAGVEAISASLREDRETIEDVYEPYLLQEGLIERTPRGRLATRSAFAHLGKAIPSGLF, from the coding sequence ATGGATGAACACCTTATAGACAATCCTGAGATTGCAGGGAGACTCGTCAGCCCGGCGGCTGGTGATGAGGAAACTATCCTCGATGTTAATCTCAGGCCGGGGACGCTCGATGAGTTTGTGGGCCAGGAGAAACTCAAGGAAAATCTCAAGATATTCATTACTGCTGCCAACCAGAGGAAAGAACCCCTTGACCACCTCCTGTTCTGCGGGCCGCCCGGACTCGGCAAAACGACGCTGGCGCATATCATATCCAATGAACTGAAGGTAAGCATCAAGTCAACGTCAGGACCGATGCTCGAACGTGCAGGCGATATCGCCGCGATCCTGACCAATCTCTCTGAGCGTGATATCCTCTTTATCGACGAGATCCACCGGCTGCCGCGCATTGTGGAAGAAGTGCTCTATCCTGCCATGGAAGACTATCAGCTGGACATCATCATAGGCCAGGGGCCCAATGCCCGGACGCTTAAGCTGAACCTTCCCAGGTTCACGCTCATCGGCGCAACAACGAGAACAGGTCTTCTCACCTCACCGCTCAGGGACCGCTTCGGCATCGTCACCCGGCTTGGGTTTTATTCCTATGACGAACTCGAAAAGATCATTACGCGCTCGGCAAACATCCTCAAGGTCTCGATCGAAAAGAATGCGGCACTTGAAATAGCACGGCGGTCACGCGGCACACCCCGTATCGCAAACAGGCTCTTAAAGAGAATCCGGGATTTTGCCCAGGTGCTTGGCGACGGCAGGATCGATCTCGCCATAACGAAGAGCTCCCTGCTCTCGCTTGAAGTTGATGAAAAGGGACTTGACGAGATGGACAGGAAACTTCTGCTGACGATCATCGAGAAGTTCAATGGCGGCCCTGCAGGCGTGGAGGCCATCTCGGCCTCGCTCCGGGAAGACCGGGAAACGATTGAGGATGTGTATGAGCCCTACCTGCTTCAGGAGGGTCTCATTGAACGGACGCCGCGCGGCAGGCTCGCAACGCGAAGCGCCTTTGCCCACCTCGGCAAGGCTATTCCCAGCGGCCTGTTCTGA
- the ruvA gene encoding Holliday junction branch migration protein RuvA, with product MIGSLRGKIISKKPDHLLIEAYGVGYLVQVPINILSRLPQEGQEAFLHIYTHVREDAIQLFGFHAEDEKKIFTTLLGITGVGPKMALNVLSGLSLEEFLTALETEDVAMLCRIPGLGKKTAQRLILELREKLPAVSGSKDKVFDDALSALINLGYKKNIAQEFLEPVYKQGHTDIETVIREVLKLMSEKKHG from the coding sequence ATGATCGGTTCCCTCAGAGGCAAAATAATTTCGAAAAAACCCGACCATCTGCTTATCGAAGCGTATGGCGTTGGATATCTGGTGCAGGTGCCGATAAACATCCTTTCCCGGCTGCCCCAGGAAGGACAGGAGGCCTTTCTCCATATTTATACCCATGTGCGCGAAGACGCCATACAGCTCTTCGGTTTTCATGCCGAAGACGAGAAGAAAATATTTACCACCCTCCTCGGCATCACCGGCGTTGGGCCTAAAATGGCGCTGAACGTGCTTTCCGGTCTTTCCCTTGAGGAATTTCTGACCGCGCTTGAGACTGAAGATGTTGCCATGCTCTGCAGGATTCCGGGGCTGGGCAAGAAGACCGCGCAGAGGCTCATTCTTGAATTGAGAGAAAAACTTCCGGCAGTTTCTGGTTCAAAAGACAAGGTGTTTGACGACGCCCTGTCTGCCCTGATCAATCTGGGGTACAAGAAGAACATTGCACAGGAGTTCCTGGAGCCGGTCTATAAGCAGGGACATACGGACATTGAAACCGTGATACGGGAAGTGCTTAAACTCATGTCAGAGAAAAAACATGGATGA
- the ruvC gene encoding crossover junction endodeoxyribonuclease RuvC yields MTSREKNLCKVKILGIDPGSIRCGYGLIDILPRGAAYVTSGTIAPSSAKPLHERLKYIYEGLIAIIRNYRPDHVVVEKMFYAKSVRAAMSLGYARGIALLAAASEEIELHECSALEVKKSVVGYGRAEKEQVQKMVRLILNLQGDLAPDSADAIALALCYANTIKFSNAVKKSNE; encoded by the coding sequence TTGACCAGCCGCGAAAAAAATCTCTGTAAGGTGAAGATACTCGGTATAGATCCCGGAAGCATCAGGTGCGGGTATGGGCTTATTGATATCCTGCCCAGGGGGGCTGCCTATGTTACCTCCGGGACGATTGCGCCTTCATCCGCCAAGCCGCTGCATGAACGTCTTAAATATATCTACGAGGGTCTTATCGCCATTATCCGGAACTACCGGCCGGACCATGTTGTCGTGGAAAAGATGTTTTATGCAAAGAGCGTCAGGGCGGCAATGAGCCTCGGGTACGCCCGTGGCATTGCGCTCCTGGCAGCGGCATCAGAAGAGATCGAACTGCATGAATGCAGCGCCCTTGAGGTAAAAAAATCCGTTGTCGGTTATGGAAGGGCTGAAAAAGAGCAGGTGCAGAAGATGGTTCGGCTCATTCTGAACCTTCAGGGAGACCTCGCTCCTGACAGCGCTGACGCCATCGCCCTTGCCCTGTGCTACGCAAATACGATAAAATTCAGCAATGCAGTCAAGAAAAGCAATGAGTAA
- a CDS encoding D-sedoheptulose 7-phosphate isomerase — protein MKEKILKEFNDSIDVKERFVQGHLDAIVEVSKAIAAAFNAGNKVLLFGNGGSSTDASHIAAEFVNRFKRERPGLPALALNTDVAVITSIANDYDFSEIFARQIKSLGAEGDIAIALSTSGQSPNILKALDAAKRKKLKTVFLTGLKGEKTAAKTTYPFVVPSENTPRIQETHIPLGHVICLMVEDILFDQPRKKSL, from the coding sequence ATGAAAGAAAAGATCCTGAAAGAATTCAACGACAGTATTGACGTTAAGGAGCGCTTCGTTCAAGGGCATCTTGACGCCATTGTCGAGGTCTCAAAAGCAATCGCCGCTGCCTTCAATGCCGGCAACAAGGTCCTCCTTTTCGGCAATGGCGGCAGTTCAACCGACGCATCGCATATCGCGGCTGAGTTCGTCAACCGATTCAAAAGAGAACGGCCTGGCCTCCCGGCCCTTGCACTGAACACTGACGTGGCGGTCATCACGTCGATCGCAAATGACTATGACTTCTCTGAAATCTTTGCCCGGCAGATCAAGTCCCTTGGCGCAGAAGGAGATATTGCCATAGCGCTCAGCACAAGCGGCCAGTCGCCCAACATCCTCAAGGCGCTTGACGCAGCAAAAAGAAAAAAGCTGAAGACCGTTTTTCTTACCGGCCTCAAGGGTGAAAAAACGGCGGCGAAAACAACCTACCCGTTTGTCGTGCCTTCAGAAAACACACCAAGGATTCAGGAAACGCATATTCCCCTCGGCCATGTCATCTGCCTTATGGTCGAAGATATCCTTTTTGACCAGCCGCGAAAAAAATCTCTGTAA
- the argH gene encoding argininosuccinate lyase, with protein MKKLWSGRFTEKTSGTVESFTESISFDRKLWRHDIKGSTAHARMLARQRIITKKEADAIVAGLQQIAHTIETGSFPFSSELEDIHMNIESALTEKIGPAGKKLHTARSRNDQVAVDLRLYLKDEMGKIVTRLEALQKTFVRLAERNQDAVMPGYTHLQRAQPVLLGHHLLAYVEMFQRDKERFADCLKRTDICPLGACALSGTSLPTDRAYTAKLLGFREASGNSIDSVSDRDFALEFLSCAAIAMMHLSRLAEELILWSTEEFRFIELSDRFTTGSSIMPQKKNPDVAELLRGKTGRVYGNLVALLTLMKGLPLAYNRDMQEDKLPIFDSAETLDACLEVLNEMMQDLKFNTKRLRLTAGEGYSTATDIAEYLARKGVPFREAHEITGRIVLHCISKNIQLTELSLQELSAFSPKISGDIVSVLDPAESVRARTSFGGTSPSEVKRQIRQYKKILK; from the coding sequence ATGAAAAAACTTTGGTCCGGCAGATTCACCGAAAAAACATCAGGGACGGTAGAGTCCTTTACCGAATCCATCTCCTTTGACAGGAAGCTCTGGAGACACGACATCAAAGGAAGCACTGCTCATGCCAGGATGCTCGCCCGGCAGCGCATTATCACAAAGAAAGAGGCGGATGCCATTGTCGCCGGCCTTCAGCAGATTGCCCATACCATAGAAACAGGCTCATTCCCGTTCTCCTCAGAGCTTGAGGACATCCATATGAATATCGAGTCAGCGCTCACCGAAAAAATCGGTCCTGCCGGCAAGAAACTCCATACCGCCCGATCGAGGAACGACCAGGTCGCGGTCGATCTGAGGCTTTACCTTAAAGACGAGATGGGCAAGATCGTCACTCGGCTGGAGGCGCTCCAGAAAACCTTTGTCAGGCTGGCTGAACGGAATCAGGATGCGGTCATGCCGGGATATACGCATCTGCAAAGGGCGCAGCCGGTCCTCCTCGGTCATCATCTGCTTGCCTATGTAGAGATGTTTCAACGAGACAAGGAGCGCTTTGCCGACTGTCTGAAACGGACCGATATCTGTCCCCTCGGCGCCTGTGCACTTTCAGGCACGTCACTGCCGACGGACAGGGCCTATACGGCAAAACTCCTGGGCTTCCGGGAGGCTTCCGGCAACAGTATTGACAGCGTATCAGACAGGGACTTTGCGCTCGAATTCCTTTCCTGTGCCGCAATCGCGATGATGCACCTTTCACGGCTTGCAGAAGAGCTGATCCTCTGGTCAACCGAAGAGTTCCGGTTTATCGAGCTCTCAGACAGGTTCACGACAGGCTCGAGCATCATGCCGCAGAAGAAGAACCCTGACGTCGCTGAACTGCTGCGCGGAAAAACAGGAAGGGTTTATGGCAATCTGGTGGCGCTTCTTACCCTGATGAAGGGTCTGCCCCTTGCCTATAACCGGGACATGCAGGAAGACAAGCTGCCGATATTTGACTCTGCCGAGACCCTCGACGCGTGCCTTGAAGTCCTCAACGAGATGATGCAGGATCTGAAATTTAATACAAAACGGCTCCGCCTGACTGCAGGCGAAGGATATTCAACAGCTACGGACATCGCAGAATATCTGGCAAGAAAAGGCGTCCCCTTCAGGGAGGCGCATGAGATCACCGGCAGGATTGTGCTTCACTGCATCTCAAAGAATATCCAGCTGACAGAACTGTCGCTTCAGGAACTCTCTGCCTTTTCCCCAAAGATATCCGGCGATATCGTCTCGGTGCTCGACCCTGCCGAATCGGTCCGGGCCAGGACTTCGTTTGGGGGCACTTCGCCATCAGAGGTCAAGAGGCAGATCAGACAGTACAAAAAGATACTGAAATGA